In Pseudomonas fluorescens NCIMB 11764, a single window of DNA contains:
- a CDS encoding DUF3800 domain-containing protein, protein MECFRIDESGYTGFDLLNPEQRFQGAAAIAIDDDQARRLIQEHFPKLQADELKYRALARRPANHPRLLALLRDLLTQHKCVTYVCDKRFLLLLMFLDYAVEPFYYERGIDFYEDGQNYSLASLLYVTGPTLLGEGALDRLLACFQRAVKEKSPEALADLVEAARASRWRELPEALGPLAQFAAPECLQAIATPGVTTDAALVVLQSLISRMEAMAYGPYWVEHDQSKNLLTYHDLLQRFIHHEDAITFRQSEIASITFPLKLQSVTQVDSKTSPAVQLADVMIGATIEAANTLTGQRGGSLDAQRVLALYADHQLIHMLPSIDFEEQKRFRQGTQAAQTIDYFAQNFHKP, encoded by the coding sequence ATGGAATGCTTTCGAATCGATGAAAGCGGTTACACCGGCTTCGACCTGCTTAACCCTGAGCAACGGTTCCAGGGGGCGGCGGCCATCGCAATCGACGATGACCAGGCCAGGCGCTTGATCCAGGAGCACTTTCCCAAGCTACAGGCGGACGAGCTCAAGTATCGGGCTCTGGCACGCCGCCCAGCCAACCACCCGCGTTTGTTGGCACTACTGCGCGACCTGCTAACCCAGCATAAATGCGTGACCTACGTCTGCGACAAGCGCTTCCTTCTGCTGCTGATGTTCCTGGACTACGCAGTAGAGCCTTTCTACTACGAGCGCGGGATCGACTTCTATGAGGATGGGCAGAACTACTCGCTCGCATCGCTGCTGTACGTGACAGGTCCGACGCTCCTCGGGGAAGGCGCTCTTGACCGGTTGCTGGCTTGTTTCCAACGTGCAGTAAAGGAGAAAAGCCCGGAGGCGCTTGCCGATCTGGTCGAGGCCGCTCGCGCCTCGCGCTGGCGGGAACTGCCAGAAGCACTGGGCCCCTTGGCGCAGTTTGCGGCGCCGGAATGCCTGCAAGCGATCGCCACCCCAGGCGTCACCACAGACGCCGCCCTCGTAGTACTGCAGTCGCTGATCAGCCGGATGGAAGCCATGGCCTACGGTCCCTATTGGGTCGAACACGATCAGTCCAAGAACCTGCTCACCTACCACGACTTACTACAGCGCTTTATTCACCACGAGGACGCGATCACGTTTCGCCAGTCGGAGATCGCGAGCATCACCTTTCCACTCAAGCTCCAGTCGGTGACGCAGGTCGACTCCAAGACTAGTCCCGCGGTGCAACTGGCGGACGTAATGATCGGCGCGACCATAGAGGCGGCGAACACACTCACGGGTCAACGTGGCGGGTCGCTGGATGCCCAGAGGGTCTTGGCCCTCTATGCAGATCATCAGTTGATCCACATGCTGCCTTCGATCGATTTCGAGGAACAGAAACGCTTCCGCCAGGGG